The Nitrospirota bacterium DNA segment CACAGGGATTGGGACTGACGTTCATTTGAACGCGGGGGGCAACAGACTTGCGGCAAGTATCATTATTAAAGACCTTCGAGAGAGAACTTTGTGGAAATAACGGCGATGGCAATGAATAAGAAGGTCATGAGATTAGTGGCGATCATACAAGGAATCCATGCTCGAAATCATGATTGAGCGGCTTAGGCGAGTCAAATAGATCGATGCTGTGGTCGTCGCAAGGACAACTGATCAAGGCTGCGAGGTCATTGAGAGGTTGGCAGTCGTTTAGGTGTTGGCTGCTATCGGGGAAGTGATGAGGATGTCCTTAACAGGCCCTGCAAGCTTCTCGGGCGGCTAAAGCCGATTTGATCGTGGAAACGACGGGAGATTGTCCGGTGATCGACCCGGAAGCGATTCGATCTCATAAATGATACGTTTCCTGTCCTACACGTGGACTATTGCACGAATGTTTTAGAGCGGACCTACCCGCGCGGTATGGATGTCCAAGTGTTTCCTCCCGCTAAGTTGAAGCTGGCGAAACTGACTCAAGACCCTGCCGATCACGAGCATGGGTCGCTGTATATCTACCGGCACCCCGAACGGTTTCGGCTGCTCAATGCCCGCCATCCTGATTTATCGATGCTAAATCAGCATATACAGCAAAAGATGGTCGGAAAGGTTTGCGTGCTGTGAAGGTGCTGGTCGGTCTCACTGACTATGGCATGAGCGTCACATTACTGTGGAATGCGTTCCAGGCGCTTGGAACGGAAGTATTCGTTACAGAACGCCCTAACATTTTTGAGCAAGTGCTGGGAAGATCGGTTCGCAAGGATGTGCAGCGAGGAACGGCGCTTTGGTGGGAGTTGTTAGGGTGAAAATCAGACGAAGACGCCGGGAGATGAAGTAAACAGCCATGCCGATTGCCACGGGTTCTGATCCTCTCGCCGTTCTGGTCATTGGTTGCGGCAATATTGCCGGCGGCTTTGACGCTGCTCGTGCACCAGATGCCGCACCATGCACCCATGCGGGTGCATTCAGACGTCATGGGCGGTATCGGTTGTCCGCCTGTGTAGATCCCGACGAGACACGTCGTAGGGAGTTCATGCGCCATTGGGGTGTGGCTAGTGGATATTCCTCAATGGATGCTCTGGTCGAGTCCGGTTCCCGTTTCGATGTGGTCAGTATCTGTTCGCCGACGGACTGTCATGCCAGTGATGTTCTTGCTGCACTTCGCCTGGAGCCTCGCATAATTTTTTGCGAAAAGCCGGTCACGCCAAATGCTGCGACGACGGCCGAGTTGGTTCAGTCCTGCGAAGCGGCCGGCGTACCCCTGGTGATAAACCACACGCGTCGTTGGGACCCGGAGATCACGCGTATTCGCGGCGAACTGGCCAGCGGTGTTTGGGGGGCGGTTCGCACAGTCGTGGGTCTGTACAATAAGGGGGTTCTCAATAACGGATCCCACATGATCGACTTGCTCCATCATCTGCTAGGTCCTGTGAGTGTCGTGGCAACAGGGACTCCGGTATGGGATGGCCTGCCCGATGATCCGTCAGTTCCTGCAATTCTCTCCGGGGTCAAGACCATACCAATTCACCTGGTTTGTGGCCATGCAAGCGACTTCGCTTTGTTCGAGTTGCAGATTGTTACGGAGCGGGGGGTGCTGACCATGGAGGAGGGGGGCGTGGCATGGCGGATACGCCGCACGAATGAGAGTCCGCATTTTCGGGGGTATCGAACCCTTGACGCAGGCGAGCGGCATGCAGGGGGCTACCTCTTAGCCATGCTAGGCGCTGTTAGCAACATTCACGAGGCATTAAGCAGTGGGGCCGAGTTGGCAAGTACGGGTCGGTCAGCCCTCGCGGTGCAAGAGATTTGCGAACGAATCAAGGAGAAGTCCGGCCTTGTCCGCTGAGCTGCTATTGGGTGCATCCTGCACCTTGGGTCGTGATATCAATGTAAAGGTTCTCTCATGAGCAACAGCCCGATCGACGAACCGCTGGCACTGTTTGGCGGGCCCAAGACTATAGAGAGCCCGTTCAAGCGCTACAATTCGATTGGTCCGGAAGAAGTAGCGGCTGCCAAACAGGTGGTGGAGAGTGGCGTATTGTCTCAATACCTTGGTTGCTGGACCCCGGACTTCTACGGCGGTCCAAAGGTGCAGGAATTCGAACGGGCCTGTGAGGCGTATTTCGGCGTCAAGCATGTAGTCACTGTCAATTCCTGGACTTCGGGGTTGATCGCCGCTATCGGCGCCATAGGTATCGAGCCGGGCGACGAGGTGATCGTAAGCCCCTGGACGATGTGTGCCAGCGCGACGGCCATCCTGCACTGGAATGCCATTCCGGTCTTTGCCGACATAGAGTCTGAAACATTTTGTCTTGATCCCGTGGCAGTCGAATCCGCCATCTCGCCCTATACCAAGGCCATCATGGCGGTCGATATCTTCGGCCACTCAGCCAATACGGATGTCCTGATGGCCATCGCCCGCAAGCATGGGCTCAAGGTCATTACCGATGCCGCGCAGGCGCCAGGCGCGATGGTCAAGGGTGAATATGCCGGAACCCTTTCGGATGTCGGCGGGTACAGTCTGAACTTCCACAAGCATATCCATACCGGCGAAGGTGGAATCCTTGTGACCAATGACGACGAGATTGCCGAGCGCCTGCAATTGATCAGAAACCATGCGGAAGCTGTGGTGGGCGACAAGGGCGTGACCAACCTTAGCAATATGATCGGATATAATTTTCGTCTTGGCGAAATTGAGTGCGCGATTGGCATCGAACAACTGAAAAAGCTGAAGGAGCTCGTGGGTACCCGCCAGCATGCGGCGGAACGCCTTACCTCCGGTCTGCATGGTCTGGCTGGTCTTCGCCCCCCGGTGATCAGGCCAGGATGCACCCATGCCTACTATATCTATCCCATGGTGCTGGATGAGGGGTTACTGCGGGTCAGCCGCGGTCGCATCTATGAGGCGTTGCAGGCAGAGGGGGTTCCCATTGGGAAGGGTTATCAAAATCTTCACCTTTTGCCAATGTATCAGCAAAAGATGGCCTATGGCACCAAGGGATTCCCGTGGACATCTGAGATCTGTAAGCGCGATGTTGATTATCGCAAAGGCATCTGCCCGGTCGCCGAGAAACTTCAGGACCATAGCTATCTCAGCATTGGGATGTGTGTGTATGATTTTTCAAACGAGGACATTGATCGTATTGTCACGGCGTTTCACAAGGTGTGGGGTCGGATGAGTAGTCTGGTGGATAAATAGCCCATAGGCAGGATGACTGTAGTGACCAACAATCTTTGCGAGCTGACGGGGGCGCGGACGATACTCACTTCTTTTGCTGAGTCGGACATTACCGAGGAGTATCTTGGCTGGTTGCGCGATCCTGAGGTTGTGCGGTTCAGCAACCAACGTTTACATCAGCATGATTCAAACACCTGCCTGAAATACCTGCGCTCCTTTGACGGGACGGAGAACATGTTTCTTGCGGTCCGTGTGCGAGGGGGCGGGAAAGTTGTTGGCACGATTACGGCGTATGTTTCGCCGACCCATAGCACTGCTGACTTGGGGATTCTGCTCGGCGATCAAGCGTATTGGGGACGAGGTCTTGGCCTCGATGCGTGGATGACCCTGATGTCATTTCTGTTTGAAAAGAGGGGACTTCGGAAAGTCACTGGGGGAACGGTCAGGTGTAATGTGGGCATGATCAAGATTCTGGAACGCTCAGGGATGCATCTTGAGGCAGTGAGGGTGCGGCAGGAGATTATTGAGGGGGAAGCTCAGGACATTCTCTACTTTGCAAAGTTCAGAGATGACTAGCCTGTCTTCTCCTCTCGCAGTTGTTGCCCATGATGCAGGCGCCACTAATCTTATTCTCGGATGGGTTAAGAATCAGTCCAATGTAACGGTCCGAACCTGTCTGCAGGGCCCGGCCATGGCGTTGTGGTCTGCCACCTTTCCAAATTGGAAAAATGAATCGTTGTCCGACGCACTTGATGATGCGGCCATGTTGCTGAGTGGCACGGGCTGGGCAAGTGACTTGGAGCATGAGGCACGCCGTATGGCACGAGCGCTAGGCATCTTTAGTATTGGGGTGATCGATCATTGGGTCAATTACCGTGAGCGTTTTATTCGTAATGGGGAGGAGGTCCTGCCCGATGAACTGTTTGTTGCGGATGAAGATGCCCAAACTGAAGCAGTGCGGTGTTTTCCTAATCTGCCGGTAATGTTGTTGCCCAATCGCTATTTGGAGGGATTGGTTGCTCAGATTAATGCGCTGTCGCCCGAGCCAAACGAAAGACCAGGCAGCCATATCTTGTATGTGCTGGAGCCTATTCGGCAGCCTTGGGGGAATAATGAAGAGCCGGGAGAATTTCAAGCCCTCGACTTTTTCTTGGAGCGAGTTGGCGCCCTGGGTTTGGGCCACACCCCTGAAGTTCGCTTGCGTTCCCACCCGTCAGATCCTCCCGGGAAATACGCTTCATGGCTAAGTCGTTCGGGCGAACTCAATCTGACCATCGATACGTCTAGTTCCCTCGCTGAGGCGATTGCCTGGGCCGACTGGGTCGTCGGCTGTCAATCATTTGCCATGGTCGTTGCTCTTCACGCAAATCGGCGCGTAATTTCAACCAATCCACCCTGGGCGCCCCGCTGCGCATTGCCGCAGCGGGGAATTCAGCATCTGCGTGATTTGTGACGAGCGCTGTATGAAGTACTGCAAGGTCTGCATCCAGCCGGATACTCGGCCCAACGCGCAATTCACCGACGAAGGCATTTGCCCGGCCTGTCATTATTTCCGTCAGCTCCAATACGTTGATTGGCAGGAA contains these protein-coding regions:
- a CDS encoding GNAT family protein translates to MTNNLCELTGARTILTSFAESDITEEYLGWLRDPEVVRFSNQRLHQHDSNTCLKYLRSFDGTENMFLAVRVRGGGKVVGTITAYVSPTHSTADLGILLGDQAYWGRGLGLDAWMTLMSFLFEKRGLRKVTGGTVRCNVGMIKILERSGMHLEAVRVRQEIIEGEAQDILYFAKFRDD
- a CDS encoding DegT/DnrJ/EryC1/StrS family aminotransferase — translated: MSNSPIDEPLALFGGPKTIESPFKRYNSIGPEEVAAAKQVVESGVLSQYLGCWTPDFYGGPKVQEFERACEAYFGVKHVVTVNSWTSGLIAAIGAIGIEPGDEVIVSPWTMCASATAILHWNAIPVFADIESETFCLDPVAVESAISPYTKAIMAVDIFGHSANTDVLMAIARKHGLKVITDAAQAPGAMVKGEYAGTLSDVGGYSLNFHKHIHTGEGGILVTNDDEIAERLQLIRNHAEAVVGDKGVTNLSNMIGYNFRLGEIECAIGIEQLKKLKELVGTRQHAAERLTSGLHGLAGLRPPVIRPGCTHAYYIYPMVLDEGLLRVSRGRIYEALQAEGVPIGKGYQNLHLLPMYQQKMAYGTKGFPWTSEICKRDVDYRKGICPVAEKLQDHSYLSIGMCVYDFSNEDIDRIVTAFHKVWGRMSSLVDK
- a CDS encoding Gfo/Idh/MocA family oxidoreductase, whose translation is MPIATGSDPLAVLVIGCGNIAGGFDAARAPDAAPCTHAGAFRRHGRYRLSACVDPDETRRREFMRHWGVASGYSSMDALVESGSRFDVVSICSPTDCHASDVLAALRLEPRIIFCEKPVTPNAATTAELVQSCEAAGVPLVINHTRRWDPEITRIRGELASGVWGAVRTVVGLYNKGVLNNGSHMIDLLHHLLGPVSVVATGTPVWDGLPDDPSVPAILSGVKTIPIHLVCGHASDFALFELQIVTERGVLTMEEGGVAWRIRRTNESPHFRGYRTLDAGERHAGGYLLAMLGAVSNIHEALSSGAELASTGRSALAVQEICERIKEKSGLVR